One window of Curtobacterium sp. 458 genomic DNA carries:
- a CDS encoding transglycosylase domain-containing protein, protein MSAQKTSASRTKPVSAVGAFVGFVGFSVLAGLLVTIGVTPAIAVAGVTTTSTIGVFESLPEYIEIGDLPQRNELYAYQGGKSVHFATVYDQNRQELKYDQISDNLKNAAIDGEDKRFFEHGGVDMTSLVRAGVGSLAGGLGESGGGSTLTMQLVRNIKMQQALELPTEKERLKAYNEATETTIPRKLEEMKLAIGLAKKYSKKEILTGYLNIAYFGDQTYGVQAAAQHYFNKSATDLTPAEAASILAIVQSPNTRNLSTSKNYEANKARRDVILKSMYAQKHIDKEAFDKAIASNPKDYVRLTQPTQGCRASVGDGSQFFCDYAVKVVKGMSQLGGTQKERDTAWRNGGYKIQTTLDIGLNAQQKQILNTYDNKAETRIALGATLDSVEVGTGRILTMAQNKDFDEALKSAPTSTSLNYSVDDKYGSSKGFQTGSTFKAFTLLDWIKAGHGLNETVNGTARVVSPWTICGQQDYTQFDVSNDSPGENGNYSVIGATAGSINGAFASMAQKLDLCDIKTMAENFGVHRADGTELRKNPSFILGTNEIAPLTMAAAYAGIANNGTFCEPVAIDQVTDATGKKLGGQPKDCSQAVDPVVAQTAIYAMKQTITSGTARGAQTYDGTQMFAKTGTTDEAEQIWLIGASTRVATAYWQGNTDGKKLNLRHYSNGVNGTYAGVRADVWRQAQTPVNAAYPGGTFTDPSSTAIRGNSVQLPDLAGKSADEARSTLSSAGFTYVDGGTQPGAGEAGQVSKTSPAAGSYLSKGASVTVYTSDGSQASVPNVAGKSVGSARSQLESAGLSNVSISDQYEKGGGSKECKVASTDPAADSVVGKDSAVTVKLYGTKDGKAPKDCK, encoded by the coding sequence ATGTCTGCCCAGAAGACGTCTGCCTCGCGGACCAAACCTGTCTCCGCAGTCGGTGCCTTCGTCGGATTCGTCGGCTTCAGCGTGCTCGCCGGGCTCCTCGTGACGATCGGCGTGACCCCGGCCATCGCGGTGGCCGGCGTGACCACGACCTCGACGATCGGCGTCTTCGAGTCGCTCCCGGAGTACATCGAGATCGGTGACCTCCCGCAGCGCAACGAGCTCTACGCGTACCAGGGCGGCAAGAGCGTCCACTTCGCGACGGTGTACGACCAGAACCGTCAGGAACTCAAGTACGACCAGATCAGCGACAACCTGAAGAACGCCGCCATCGACGGTGAGGACAAGCGCTTCTTCGAGCACGGCGGCGTCGACATGACCTCGCTCGTCCGTGCGGGTGTCGGCAGCCTCGCCGGCGGGCTGGGCGAGTCGGGTGGTGGCTCGACGCTCACCATGCAGCTCGTCCGCAACATCAAGATGCAGCAGGCGCTCGAGCTCCCCACGGAGAAGGAGCGCCTCAAGGCGTACAACGAGGCCACCGAGACGACCATCCCCCGCAAGCTCGAGGAGATGAAGCTCGCGATCGGCCTGGCGAAGAAGTACTCCAAGAAGGAGATCCTCACCGGGTACCTCAACATCGCGTACTTCGGCGACCAGACGTACGGCGTGCAGGCCGCCGCACAGCACTACTTCAACAAGTCGGCGACCGACCTCACGCCGGCCGAGGCCGCGTCGATCCTGGCGATCGTGCAGTCGCCGAACACCCGCAACCTCTCGACGTCGAAGAACTACGAGGCGAACAAGGCCCGTCGCGACGTCATCCTCAAGTCGATGTACGCGCAGAAGCACATCGACAAGGAAGCCTTCGACAAGGCGATCGCGTCGAACCCGAAGGACTACGTCCGGCTGACCCAGCCGACCCAGGGCTGCCGCGCCTCGGTCGGTGACGGCTCGCAGTTCTTCTGCGACTACGCCGTGAAGGTCGTCAAGGGCATGTCGCAGCTCGGCGGCACGCAGAAGGAACGCGACACCGCCTGGCGCAACGGCGGCTACAAGATCCAGACGACGCTGGACATCGGCCTGAACGCCCAGCAGAAGCAGATCCTCAACACGTACGACAACAAGGCCGAGACGCGGATCGCCCTCGGCGCGACGCTCGACTCGGTCGAGGTCGGCACGGGTCGCATCCTGACGATGGCCCAGAACAAGGACTTCGATGAGGCGCTGAAGTCCGCGCCGACGTCGACCTCGCTGAACTACTCGGTGGACGACAAGTACGGCAGCTCCAAGGGCTTCCAGACGGGTTCGACGTTCAAGGCGTTCACGCTGCTCGACTGGATCAAGGCCGGGCACGGTCTGAACGAGACCGTCAACGGCACCGCTCGCGTCGTGTCACCGTGGACGATCTGTGGTCAGCAGGACTACACGCAGTTCGACGTGTCGAACGACTCCCCGGGCGAGAACGGCAACTACAGCGTGATCGGCGCGACCGCCGGCTCCATCAACGGTGCGTTCGCGTCGATGGCGCAGAAGCTCGACCTCTGCGACATCAAGACGATGGCCGAGAACTTCGGTGTGCACCGCGCCGACGGTACCGAGCTCCGCAAGAACCCCTCGTTCATCCTCGGGACGAACGAGATCGCCCCGCTGACGATGGCGGCCGCGTACGCCGGCATCGCGAACAACGGCACGTTCTGCGAGCCGGTGGCGATCGACCAGGTCACCGACGCCACCGGCAAGAAGCTCGGCGGCCAGCCGAAGGACTGCTCGCAGGCCGTCGACCCCGTCGTCGCCCAGACCGCGATCTACGCGATGAAGCAGACCATCACGAGCGGCACCGCCCGTGGCGCCCAGACGTACGACGGCACGCAGATGTTCGCGAAGACGGGTACCACTGACGAGGCCGAGCAGATCTGGCTCATCGGCGCCTCCACCCGGGTCGCCACCGCCTACTGGCAGGGCAACACGGACGGCAAGAAGCTCAACCTCCGGCACTACAGCAACGGCGTGAACGGCACCTACGCAGGGGTCCGCGCCGACGTCTGGCGGCAGGCGCAGACCCCGGTGAACGCGGCCTACCCCGGTGGGACGTTCACGGACCCGTCCTCGACGGCGATCCGAGGCAACAGCGTTCAGCTCCCGGACCTCGCCGGCAAGTCCGCCGATGAGGCACGGTCGACGCTCTCCTCCGCCGGGTTCACGTACGTGGACGGCGGCACCCAGCCGGGCGCCGGTGAGGCCGGACAGGTGTCGAAGACGTCGCCGGCTGCGGGCTCCTACCTCTCCAAGGGTGCGAGCGTGACGGTGTACACGAGCGACGGCTCGCAGGCCTCGGTGCCGAACGTCGCCGGGAAGAGCGTCGGCAGCGCCCGCTCGCAGCTCGAGTCGGCCGGTCTGAGCAACGTCTCGATCTCCGACCAGTACGAGAAGGGCGGCGGCTCCAAGGAGTGCAAGGTGGCGTCGACCGACCCCGCCGCTGACTCCGTCGTGGGCAAGGACTCCGCCGTGACCGTCAAGCTGTACGGCACGAAGGACGGCAAGGCGCCGAAGGACTGCAAGTGA
- a CDS encoding RidA family protein, which yields MSVAERLAELGLTVPAVAAPVAAYVPAVVTGRYVYTAGQLPFVDGALPVTGKVGAGVDPETATAEARTAALNALAAVQSVAGSLDRVARVVKVTVFVASDPSFTGQPAVANGASTLVGDVFGDAGVHARSAVGVAVLPLDAPVEVELVVELAD from the coding sequence ATGAGCGTCGCGGAGCGCCTCGCCGAACTCGGCCTGACCGTCCCCGCGGTCGCCGCACCGGTCGCCGCGTACGTCCCCGCGGTCGTCACGGGGCGGTACGTGTACACCGCCGGGCAGCTGCCCTTCGTCGACGGCGCACTGCCGGTCACGGGCAAGGTCGGTGCGGGCGTCGACCCGGAGACCGCGACCGCCGAGGCCCGCACCGCCGCCCTCAACGCCCTCGCCGCCGTGCAGTCGGTCGCGGGCTCGCTCGACCGCGTCGCACGCGTCGTCAAGGTGACCGTGTTCGTCGCGTCCGACCCGTCGTTCACGGGGCAGCCGGCCGTCGCGAACGGTGCGTCCACCCTGGTGGGCGACGTCTTCGGTGACGCCGGCGTCCACGCGCGCAGCGCGGTGGGCGTCGCGGTCCTGCCGCTGGACGCACCCGTCGAGGTCGAGTTGGTCGTGGAGCTGGCCGACTGA
- the acs gene encoding acetate--CoA ligase codes for MSPTPTDASPRHEDGPTFPPSPEFVADAVAHEDLHEAAAADREGFWAEQARTLLDWRTPFTQTLDWSGAPFAKWFADGELNVAENCLDRHVRAGNGDRVAIHFEGAPGDTRRITYAELTADVQRAANMLSDLGVGEGDRVVVYLPLIPEAVVTMLAVARIGAIHSVVFGGFSAESLRARIEDAEAKLVVTADGGWRRGAVSALKPAVDEALEGEGTDSVEHVLVVKRGGNEIAWNDRDLWWHDEFAKAAPEHEAQAFPAETPLFILYTSGTTGKPKGIVHTSGGYLTQATYTHRNVFDMHPEKDVYWCTADIGWITGHSYVVYGPLANGVTQVLYEGTPDEPEPGRWWDLVDSYGVTVLYTAPTAVRAAMKAGRQIPEARSLETLRLLGSVGEPINPEAWQWYRQVIGHDRTPIVDTWWQTETGAIMISALPGVTKLKPGAAQTPLPGITAEIVDEDGHRVAPGEGGYLTIADPWPSMARGIWNDPDRFVETYWSRFPGRYFAGDGARLDGQGDIWVQGRVDDVMNVSGHRLSTAEIESALVGHEGVAEAAVVGAADETTGQAVVAFVILTAEAAEGVDRDATAKELRDWVGKRIGAIAKPRQVVIVPELPKTRSGKIMRRLLRDAAEGRRIGDTTTLADPTIMATIAELM; via the coding sequence ATGTCCCCGACCCCGACCGACGCCTCACCCCGCCACGAGGACGGCCCCACGTTCCCGCCGTCGCCGGAGTTCGTCGCCGACGCCGTCGCCCACGAGGACCTGCACGAGGCCGCCGCGGCCGACCGCGAGGGCTTCTGGGCCGAGCAGGCGCGCACCCTCCTCGACTGGCGGACGCCCTTCACGCAGACCCTCGACTGGTCCGGCGCGCCGTTCGCGAAGTGGTTCGCCGACGGGGAGCTCAACGTGGCGGAGAACTGCCTCGACCGGCACGTCCGCGCGGGCAACGGCGACCGGGTCGCGATCCACTTCGAGGGCGCCCCGGGCGACACCCGTCGGATCACGTACGCCGAGCTCACCGCCGACGTGCAGCGGGCCGCGAACATGCTCAGCGACCTCGGCGTCGGCGAGGGCGACCGCGTGGTGGTCTACCTCCCGCTCATCCCCGAGGCCGTCGTGACGATGCTCGCCGTCGCCCGCATCGGCGCGATCCACTCGGTCGTCTTCGGCGGTTTCAGTGCGGAGAGCCTGCGCGCACGCATCGAGGACGCCGAGGCGAAGCTCGTCGTCACGGCCGACGGCGGCTGGCGTCGGGGCGCGGTCTCGGCGCTGAAGCCCGCGGTCGACGAGGCGCTCGAGGGCGAGGGCACCGACAGCGTCGAGCACGTCCTGGTCGTCAAGCGCGGCGGCAACGAGATCGCGTGGAACGACCGCGACCTCTGGTGGCACGACGAGTTCGCCAAGGCCGCCCCCGAGCACGAGGCGCAGGCGTTCCCCGCCGAGACCCCGCTGTTCATCCTCTACACCTCGGGCACGACCGGGAAGCCGAAGGGCATCGTGCACACCTCCGGCGGGTACCTCACGCAGGCGACGTACACGCACCGGAACGTCTTCGACATGCACCCGGAGAAGGACGTCTACTGGTGCACGGCCGACATCGGATGGATCACCGGACACTCCTACGTCGTCTACGGCCCGCTCGCGAACGGCGTCACCCAGGTGCTCTACGAGGGCACCCCGGACGAGCCGGAGCCGGGCCGCTGGTGGGACCTCGTCGACTCCTACGGCGTCACCGTGCTGTACACGGCACCGACGGCGGTCCGCGCGGCGATGAAGGCCGGCCGGCAGATCCCCGAAGCCCGGAGCCTCGAGACCCTCCGCCTCCTCGGCAGCGTCGGCGAACCGATCAACCCCGAGGCGTGGCAGTGGTACCGGCAGGTCATCGGCCACGACCGCACCCCGATCGTCGACACCTGGTGGCAGACCGAGACCGGCGCGATCATGATCTCCGCGCTTCCCGGCGTCACGAAGCTCAAGCCCGGCGCCGCACAGACCCCGCTCCCCGGGATCACCGCCGAGATCGTGGACGAGGACGGCCACCGCGTCGCACCCGGCGAGGGCGGCTACCTCACCATCGCCGACCCGTGGCCGTCGATGGCGCGGGGCATCTGGAACGACCCCGACCGCTTCGTCGAGACCTACTGGTCACGCTTCCCCGGTCGGTACTTCGCCGGCGACGGCGCGCGCCTCGACGGGCAGGGCGACATCTGGGTGCAGGGCCGCGTCGACGACGTCATGAACGTCTCCGGCCACCGCCTGTCCACGGCCGAGATCGAGTCGGCCCTCGTCGGCCACGAGGGCGTCGCCGAGGCCGCCGTCGTCGGCGCGGCCGACGAGACGACGGGACAGGCCGTCGTCGCGTTCGTGATCCTCACGGCGGAGGCCGCCGAGGGCGTCGACCGCGACGCCACGGCGAAGGAGCTGCGCGACTGGGTCGGCAAGCGCATCGGCGCGATCGCGAAGCCGCGACAGGTCGTGATCGTGCCGGAGCTGCCGAAGACGCGCTCCGGCAAGATCATGCGGCGGCTCCTCCGGGACGCGGCCGAGGGCCGCCGCATCGGCGACACGACGACGCTGGCCGACCCGACGATCATGGCGACCATCGCGGAGCTCATGTAG
- a CDS encoding ATPase, T2SS/T4P/T4SS family, translating to MRESLRMRPDRVVVGECRGAEVRELVSALNTGHEGGAGTVHANGLPDVPARLEALGALAGLDPPTLARQAVSAFDLVLHVERRRGVRRLAGVGTPVLGTDGRLDVRAVDGWR from the coding sequence CTGCGCGAGTCGCTCCGGATGCGGCCGGACCGCGTGGTCGTGGGGGAGTGCCGCGGCGCCGAGGTGCGCGAACTCGTGTCCGCGCTCAACACCGGGCACGAGGGCGGAGCCGGCACCGTGCACGCCAACGGGCTGCCGGACGTACCGGCCCGGCTCGAGGCGCTCGGCGCACTCGCCGGACTCGACCCGCCCACGCTGGCCCGACAGGCGGTGAGCGCGTTCGACCTGGTGCTGCACGTCGAGCGTCGTCGAGGCGTACGACGACTCGCCGGCGTGGGGACGCCGGTGCTGGGGACGGACGGGAGGCTCGACGTGCGCGCGGTGGACGGGTGGCGGTGA
- a CDS encoding DUF4244 domain-containing protein gives MHQHPQPTRWRRLRTRMAEDRGSATAEYAVVILAAVAFAGVLVAVMRSGEVQTILTELVRGALSL, from the coding sequence ATGCACCAGCACCCACAGCCGACGCGGTGGCGACGACTCCGCACCCGCATGGCCGAGGACCGCGGGTCGGCGACCGCCGAGTACGCCGTCGTGATCCTCGCCGCGGTGGCCTTCGCCGGCGTGCTCGTCGCGGTCATGCGCTCCGGCGAGGTCCAGACGATCCTGACCGAGCTCGTCCGCGGTGCCCTGTCGCTCTGA